The nucleotide sequence AAAATAGTATTAACCAAAAGTTGGTTTTGTTGGGAGACATGGGTGTTTTTTATCAACTTCTGAGGAAAGAATAAACCATTAGCCCAAGGTACATATATATGTATCTAAACTCAAGATAATTAAATAAGCTACTAGGCAATTTACATAAGACTGGCTAtttttgtaaaagtcaaatgATTGTGATTGGTTAACCATCTGAATTGAACTGGCCAATTTAGACCCAATCcaacttaactgaatcaaaagtTATCTGAACTCATATAAAATTAAGTTAGATGGTTGATTCATATCCTAATTGCCCCCTCCATATATTATCTTGAATTGAACTAGACAGCATAACAAACTAGCCATTTTTCATAATAATGGTGACTGATTATGTAATAGACTGATTGTCAATACATTTTCATCTCATACAAGttataaacaaacaaaaattaCAACACTATTTATGTCAACACaaaaatgtaaaccatccatcaaAATGGAAATGAAAGAAAGTGAACCGAAAACGAATAATGCAACAACTGCTTATTGATCGATTGCTCCCGTGTGTTTCGGGGGTTGAAAAATAACACTTCTAAAAGACACAAACTCGCCAATAAACAGCACTTTTTCGCTCAAGGTTTGAGTGCAAGTGCCAAACCAAACTTCGGCGTTTTATCCAAAGCATTGGTTTCCAACTCACTAGACACTGTCACAAGTGATTTCGGAAGAATCTCATGCTGCAACACCGCACCCAGCTTTCCATGGTTGTTAAGCTTAGCCTTGACCACGGTCAAACTATCAACAGCATACGACCCGCCAACTGTGAAGGTGTTCTCGTTTAACGAGAACCTTCTAGTAATCTCCCCGACAGCAGCGGTTTTCTTCGATTCATCCAGATGGTGTATAAATGATGCCTTTATCGCGTCACCTTTATCGCCCCTGAAAACAAAACCGAAAAAATATTGATTAGCGGGTTTTCGCATAATCTGATATCATGATGCAGCGAAACCACTTACAAGATTATGGAAGCACTCGAATCAGGTTTGTTAACGCTTATGCCAGCGTTGTATTTGGTAAATCTCCCAGAAGACTGTTCATAACCGGCTTCTGCACCGATTACAAACGTCGGAGTACCAATTGTAGCTGTAAGGTCAACCGTCGGGGTTTGGGTCAAAGCAACTGCTGATGTTAAAGTAGCATGGTTATGAAAGTACTGAATATCAAGCTGCAAAAGTACACCGAAGTTAAACAAGGCCGAAATGAACTTTAATATTTTAGAACATGAATATCGTTTAGAGTTTGAGGATATGTACCTTGCCGGAATTGAAATCAGGCAGTTTGAATGATACAATGGTCTTTGTTGAGGGGACAAGCTCTGTGAAAGTCAATGTTGTAGCGATCTGCAAAATGCGTGTGATGTTAGGTGAAAGATGAAGAATAGTTCATATTTGTgtgttttataaaaatttaagGCAGTGACGAACAAACCTTAGATTCGGTGTCAACTTTGACATCAAACAATATATTATTGTACTTGTACACTGCTCCCACATCTCCGGTCGAAAGACCGCCCTTTTTTGTTGCAGTTGACGTTAATGCCTGCAATGAAGGGTTAAACGTTTAGTATTAATTATTATTTGCATTTGAGTTTGAAAATTCAATAaagttttggattattttttttttttttttggatgagTCGAGTTCAAACTTCAAAGACTTGAAGACAATGCTTCAAGGTGATTTGTGTTATAATTCCAAGATAATGCCACTCTTTGTGCTAATCTAGTTGTTTCTGAAATAAATATGCACAAGAATACACATATAGAGATGCACGAGCACATCTAATTAACTTAATATGCTGATAGCCAGCCATATGATGCGTCATTCAAATCTCCTACGCGTTAGGGACAAGTTGGGTGGTGTTTTCTGTATCCTAAACTCATAATAGGCTGCCTATCGGTTTGAACGCGTGGTGAATCTGTATCGCGTATTCGCATTTGATCCGTTGCCAAtccgtttttttttttatttaattataaatttcatAGCCGTTACCAAATCAATTTCCATCATATACATTGGTATCAATTAAAGGCGTAACGTTAGAAGCAAACTTTAATTACTGACTGAGAGATAATTAGGCAGGAGGAGCTCATCCCCTAATTCCTCCTAAGGGAAACAATCCAATTCTACTACCCTACATGTCATAAACGAATTCAATACAACTTGTAATCTAATACACGACAATTTGAGGAATCAAGTCAACCAAATGCGGTATAAGATTAGGTGCGGTCAATTAATCAACCAAATAAGATGAATCTATCTATCTAGGGTGAGAAAGATGATGAGAGATGCTTACAACTCCGGTAGCACTGATGGTAGAAACAGAAAACTTGTGATCCGTTATGTAATCCCTCGTTAACAGATCTAATACAAGCCAAATTAGGCGAATTGAAGAATTTCACAAAATCTATTAGAAAAACTGTAAATATTGAATTGAAATACCTTTGGCTTTTTTGCCGATGTCGGAGAAAAGGGCCGGTCCGGTGGCCATGTTTGGATGGAGAGATGTGGTGTGGTGGATTTGCTACAGCCTCACCTGGGTTGCCACTTACCAATGGTCGCTTTCATCTTACCACGCCACGTGTTTGATCACCACATACACCTAGTTTATCACCTAAACAATTT is from Helianthus annuus cultivar XRQ/B chromosome 9, HanXRQr2.0-SUNRISE, whole genome shotgun sequence and encodes:
- the LOC110895173 gene encoding mitochondrial outer membrane protein porin 2 → MATGPALFSDIGKKAKDLLTRDYITDHKFSVSTISATGVALTSTATKKGGLSTGDVGAVYKYNNILFDVKVDTESKIATTLTFTELVPSTKTIVSFKLPDFNSGKLDIQYFHNHATLTSAVALTQTPTVDLTATIGTPTFVIGAEAGYEQSSGRFTKYNAGISVNKPDSSASIILGDKGDAIKASFIHHLDESKKTAAVGEITRRFSLNENTFTVGGSYAVDSLTVVKAKLNNHGKLGAVLQHEILPKSLVTVSSELETNALDKTPKFGLALALKP